A stretch of DNA from Streptomyces gobiensis:
GTCGGTTTCAATATCTGGCTCGCCCACCGGCTGAGGCCGCCGCTGAGCGCGATGTCGCTGGAGCAGCAGAACCTTGACCGGTATCGCGCGGGCATCGCCCCCTACAAGAAGTGGGTGCTGCTCGGTGTCACCGCGCTGGTCGGTCTGATCAGCGGCGCCTCCGCGGCCGGCCAGTGGCGCACCTGGCTGATGTGGCTGAACGGCACACCGTTCGGGCAGACGGATCCGCAGTTCAACAGGGACATCTCCTTCTTCGCCTTCGATCTGCCCTTCTACCGCTTTCTGCTGAGCTTCGGCTTCGCGGCGGCGGTGCTGTCGCTGATCGCCGCGGCTCTGGTGCACTACCTCTACGGCGGCCTGCGGATCACCACCCCCGGCGCCCGCGCCACCTCCCAGGCCACCGGGCACCTCTCGGTGCTGCTCGGTATCTTCGTCGCACTCAAGGCGGTGGCCTACTGGCTCGACCGCTACGGCCTCGCGGTGAAGTCCAGCGAGATCCGTGGCACCACCGACTGGACCGGTCTGCGGTACACCGACGCCAACGCGTACCTTCCCGCGAAGACGATCCTGTTCATCATCGCCGCGATCTGTGCGGTGCTCTTCTTCGCCACCCTCTGGCGGCGCACCTGGCAGCTCCCGGTGATCGGTTTCGGTCTGATGGTGCTCTCGGCGATCCTGATCGGCGGGCTCTACCCGGCGATCGTCCAGAAGTTCCAGGTCGAGCCCAATGAGCAGGCCAAGGAATCGCCGTATATCCAGAAGAACATAAAGGCCACTCGGCAGGCCTATGACATCGACGACGCCGATGTGCGGGACTACAAGGGCACAAGCGATGCTGGGAGCAGTAAGCTCCGCGCGGCCGCCGACACCACCGCCAGCCTGCGGCTGCTCGACCCGAACGTTGTCTCCCCCACCTTCCAGCAGCGCCAGCAGGTGCGTGGCTACTACGGCTTCCCGGCCACGCTCGATGTGGACCGTTACAAGAACAAGGACGGCGAGGAGCAGGACACCGTCGTCGGTCTCCGTGAGATCAATATCGGCGGCATCCCGGACCGGAACTGGATCAACGACCACTTCAAGTTCACCCATGGCTTCGGCATGGTGGCCGGTAAGGGCACCGAGGTGGACAACGAAGGCAACCCGCTCTTCACGGAGAGCAACCTTCCGCCGACCTACTCACTCGCGGGCAAGTACCAGCCGCGGATCTACTACGGAGAGCAGACCAACCAGTACTCCATCGTCGGCGGCCCGCAGAAGGAGCTCGACTACGCGGACGACGAGGGCGAGCGGACGTACTCGTACACCGGTAAGAGCGGCGTCGCCCTCTCCGGTCCGGTCAACCGTGCGGCCTACGCGCTGACCTTCGGTGAGCCGCGGATCCTCTACTCCGGCGCGATCGGTGAGGGTTCGCGGGTCCTGTACAACCGGACCCCAAAGGAGCGTGTCGAGGCGGTCGCCCCCTGGCTCACCATCGACGGCGACCCGTACCCGGCGATCGTGAACGGCAACATCCAGTGGATCGTGGACGCCTACACCACCTCCAACGGCTACCCCTACTCCTCGCGGACGACCCTCGGGGAGACCACGCAGGACGCGCTGACCGACGGCCAGCGCTCGGTGATCGCCCAGCAGGACCGGGTCAACTACATCCGGAACTCCGTCAAGGCGACGGTGGACGCGTACACCGGCGATGTGAAGCTGTACGAGTGGGACACCAAGGACCCGGTGCTGAAGACCTGGCGGAAGGCCTTCCCGGGAACGGTGGAGCCGAAGAGCAAGATCAGCGATGAGCTGATGGACCACCTGCGCTACCCGCAGGACCTCTTCAAGGTGCAGCGAGAGCTGCTGCAGCGCTACCACGTCACCGACGCCGCTCAGTTCTACAGCGGCAGCGAGCGCTGGCAGATCCCGGATGACCCGACGCACAAGGGCAACCCGGTCCCGCCGTACTACCTGAGCATGAAGATGCCGGACCAGAAGGAGCAGGTCTTCTCCCTGACCACCACCTTCAACCCGAACAGGCGTGAGACGCTCGGCGCCTTCATGGCGATCGACGCGAACGCCAAAAGCAAGGAATACGGCAAGATCCGAGTCCTGAAGCTGCCGTCGAACACCACGGTGCTCGGCCCTCAGCAGGTGCAGAGCAAGTTCAACTCCGATCCGGAGATCGCACGGGAGATCAACATCCTGCAGCGTGGTGACTCCGAGGTCGAGTACGGCAATCTGCTGACCGTGCCACTGGAGGGCGGCCTGCTCTATGTCGAGCCGGTCTATGTCCGTGGTGCCGGCACCAACTATCCGCGTATGCGGAAGGTGCTGGTCACCTACGGCGAAGAGATCGCCTTCAAGAACACCCTTGAGGAGGCGCTGGACGATGTGTTCGGCGTCGAGCCCGACGAGGAAACCGACACCGGCGAGAGGGAAGAGACACCGGCGGAACCGGAAGAGGAGACCACCCCTCCCGGCGACGCACCGACGCTGACGGAAGCCCTCAAGGAGGCGCAGGACGCGTATGAGGCGGGCCAGCGGGCGCTCCGGGACGGCGACTGGGAGGCCTACGGCAAGGCCCAGAAGGACCTCCAGTCCGCTCTGAACGACCTTGAGGAAGCGCAGCAGGGCGCTGGCGGAGGCGATGACAAGGGCCGTAAGGAAGAGTGAACGGATGCCCCTCCCGCGCCGTGGTAGTGTTAACCACACAACGGCGCGGGGTGGAGCAGCTCGGTAGCTCGCTGGGCTCATAACCCAGAGGTCGCAGGTTCAAATCCTGTCCCCGCTACTGAAGACGAAGGCCCGGATCCAAATGGATCCGGGCCTTCATCGTTCGTTGGTCACTCATTCCCCTTCCCGATTTCCCTCTCGCGAATTCCCTTTCCCGAAGACCGCTGAGCGTTTCATCCCGTACGCAGGCGGCCAGGAGTCAAGGCCTGGCGACCAGCTCTTCTGTCCTGCCTGCCCTGCAGGCAACCGCTGCGGGACATGGAACACAAACACGGGACACACGGGCGTACGGACACCTTTCTGGTGTATATCAACCACGCCGGGTTGACGGCGGTTCCATCGCGGACGCCGCACGCGGCGGGACCTCAACCGCCCGTGCCCAGGCGGTACTTGGCTCTCTCGGGCTGACCCTCGGTGCGGGGCTCTCTGGGGACGTTTGTGCGGGGAGTTTGAAGTCCCGTCATGTCGGGAAGTCGACAAACCGCTGAAGTGACCTCACTGGCTGCGGTATACCAGGTGTACGCGGGTTGCAGGTGGTGCGACGATGGACCTTATGGGGGACAAGGCGAGGCTTGACGATGCAGGCTGCCCGGACGCCCATGACGTCCAGGACGTAGCCGAGGTCGCGGTCGCGGCCGAGAATGGTGATGTAGCGGCGATGAGCGTGCTCGGGGCCGCGCTGCTGCGCCGAGGCGATCTCGACGGTGCCGAACCGCATCTGCGCGCCGCCATCGCCGCCGGAGACCGGGCCGCCGCCAACAATCTGGGTGTGCTGCTGCATCAGCGCGGCTGCGCCGAGGAGGCCGCCGGCTGGTGGCGGATCGCCGCCGTCGCCGGTTCGGCCGCCGCGGCGCACGCACTCGGCCGGTACCACCGCGAGCGCGGTGATGAGCCCGCCGCCGACTACTGGCTGCGGCAGTCAGCGGAGTCCGGCCATACGCTCGGTGCCTACGCGCTCGCCGATCTGCTCGATCACCGGGGCGACGAGGGCGCCGAGCAATGGTTCCGTACCGCCGCCGAGCGCGGTCACCGGGAAGCGGCCTACCGCGTCGGCATGCTGGTGCTGCGCGGCGGTGAGGCGAGCGGTGCCGCGGAGCGCGCCGCCGTCCAGGCCGAGCACTGGTTCCGGCAGGCCGCCGCACGTGGGCACCGGCGTGCCGCGCTGCGGCTCGGCACGATCCTGGAGGAGCGTGGCGAGCTGCGTGAGGCCGGGCGCTGGTATCTGATTTCGGCCAACGACGGTGAGGCCCAGGCGGCCTGCGCACTCGGTTTCCTGCTGCGGGACGCGGGCAACGAGGAGGCCGCCGAGCAGTGGTGGCGCCGCGCCGCCGACGACGGGGACGGCAACGCCGCCAACGCGCTGGGCGCGCTGTACGCCGACCGTGGCGAGCGGCAGGCCGCCGAGCGCTGGTACCGCAGGGCGCTGGACGCGGGGGACATCAACGGTGCCTTCAACCTCGGCCTGCTCTGCGCCGGGCAGGGCCGTACGGCGCAGGCCGAGCACTGGTACCGCCGCGCTGCCTACGCGGGGCATATCGAGGCCGCCAACGCGGTCGCCGTACTGCTGCTGCAGCGCGGCGACCCGCAGGGGGCCGAGCCGTGGTTCTCCAAGGCCGCCGAGGGCGGCAGCGTGGACGCCGCGTTCAACCTTGGCATCCTGCACGCGGGCCGCGGTGAGGACGCGCTGGCCCTGCAGTGGTACGAGCAGGCCGCGGCATCCGGCCACGCCGAGGCCGCGCTCCAGGTCGGTATCGCCCTGCTCCGTGAGGGCGACGCACACACCGCCGAGGGCCATCTGCGCTGTGCGGCGGACGGTGGCAGTGTCGAGGGTGCCTTCCGGCTCGCCTCGCTGCTGGAGCGGCAGAGCCCGGAGGGCAAGGAGCATGAGGAGTGGTACGAGCGTGCGGCGGAGCAAGGGCACCGGCGGGCCCAGGTCCGGCTCGGCATGTGCGCGGCCGCCCGTGGCGATGTCGTGGAGGCCGCGCACTGGTATCGCACCGCGGCGGAGGCGGGCAGCCGTAATGGTGCGTTCAACCTCGGGTTGCTGCTCGCCCGGGAGGGGAGCGAGCCGGAGGCCGCGCTGTGGTGGACCCGTGCCGCGGAGGCGGGGCACGGCCGGGCCGCTCTGCGGCTCGCCCTGCTCACCGCGCGCCGGGGCGAGCTGGCCGAGGGGCAGCACTGGTGCGCCCGTGCGGTTGAGCTGGGGCCTGTCGAGGTCGCTGAGCGCGCTGCCCGGCTGAGTGAGGCCCTGCATGCCGAGCTCACCGCCTGACCATGCGTGATCATGAATTTGCGCTGGTCGTCGCCCTGTGGTTAGAGTAGAAGAACAACGGCGCGGGGTGGAGCAGCTCGGTAGCTCGCTGGGCTCATAACCCAGAGGTCGCAGGTTCAAATCCTGTCCCCGCTACTAACGCCGAAGGGCCCGGATCCAAGATCCGGGCCCTTCGGCATACCCGGACGCGAGTGCCCTTCCCGGTTGCGGGGGTCGCCCCTTCCCGGCTGTACCGGTCTGCGGCTCCGCCGCGCAGCGGGGCTCCCGCCCGGGTGCGGGGTGCCGTGGGTTGGTGTCCCCGTATTCCGCCCCTTCCCGGCTGTGTCGATGTGCGGCTGCGCCGCGTGGCGGGGCTTCGCCTGGTTGCGGGGGTGCCGTGGGTGGGTGTCCCCGTATCCCGCCCCTTCCCGGAAACCGGGGCTGCGCCCCGGGGCCCCGGGGTGGCCGGTGCGGGCCGGTGGCCCCATGTTGTGCCCACCCACAGCCCCTCGCGGGGCTGCGAGTGCCCACAACACTGTGGGGGCCTGGGGGCGTTAGCCTCCAGTTTCGGGAAGGGGCCGGGTTAGGGGAATCCCTCCGCCGGCAACGGCGCTCAGCCACCACCGACGGACGGAGTCCGGCGCCGGGGGCGCCGTTAAGAACCGTTAAGCAGAGGTGGCGCAGGTTGGGCAGAGGCCCCGGTAGGTGACGGTCGCCTCGGAGACGGTGAAGCCGAAGCGTTCCGCTTCGGGAAGCGCGGCGATGGGATCGCCCGCCGGGTGCACATCACGGATGGTCCCGCACCGCGCACACACCAGGTGCTGGTGAGTGTGGTGCGCGTTCGGGTCGTACCGCTTCGCGCGGCCGTCCGTGCTCACCTCAATGACCTCGCCGATCGCGACGAGCTCACTCAGCGTGTTGTAGACCGTCGCACGTGCGATCTCCGGCAGCAGCTCCGCCGCACGCGCGTGCACCTCATCGGCCGTGTAGTGGACGTGATCCCCGTTGAGGACCTCGGCAACGACTCGCCGCTGAGCGGTAAGCCGCCAGCCGCGATCGCGGAGCCGTTCCAGCAGGTCACTCATCAATCCCACCCATCGTTCAGGTAGACCCAGCTTAGCAGTGGGTCACTCTATGGCCAGACGTTGTACGGCCTTTATGCCTGTCTTGACTTAGACATAGTCTAAGGTAGGCTCGGGACTCGGCGAAAGCCAAGGGACAGGACAGAGCGCAGGAGGCGTAGTGACTGCTCAGAGTGAGACCACTGGACCGCTGACCACGGAAGCCGGTGCGCCGGTCGCGGACAACCAGAACAGCCAGACGGCGGGCGTCGGCGGCCCGGTCCTGGTCCAGGACCAGCTTCTGCTGGAGAAGCTCGCCCACTTCAACCGGGAGCG
This window harbors:
- a CDS encoding Fur family transcriptional regulator, producing the protein MSDLLERLRDRGWRLTAQRRVVAEVLNGDHVHYTADEVHARAAELLPEIARATVYNTLSELVAIGEVIEVSTDGRAKRYDPNAHHTHQHLVCARCGTIRDVHPAGDPIAALPEAERFGFTVSEATVTYRGLCPTCATSA
- a CDS encoding tetratricopeptide repeat protein, with the protein product MDLMGDKARLDDAGCPDAHDVQDVAEVAVAAENGDVAAMSVLGAALLRRGDLDGAEPHLRAAIAAGDRAAANNLGVLLHQRGCAEEAAGWWRIAAVAGSAAAAHALGRYHRERGDEPAADYWLRQSAESGHTLGAYALADLLDHRGDEGAEQWFRTAAERGHREAAYRVGMLVLRGGEASGAAERAAVQAEHWFRQAAARGHRRAALRLGTILEERGELREAGRWYLISANDGEAQAACALGFLLRDAGNEEAAEQWWRRAADDGDGNAANALGALYADRGERQAAERWYRRALDAGDINGAFNLGLLCAGQGRTAQAEHWYRRAAYAGHIEAANAVAVLLLQRGDPQGAEPWFSKAAEGGSVDAAFNLGILHAGRGEDALALQWYEQAAASGHAEAALQVGIALLREGDAHTAEGHLRCAADGGSVEGAFRLASLLERQSPEGKEHEEWYERAAEQGHRRAQVRLGMCAAARGDVVEAAHWYRTAAEAGSRNGAFNLGLLLAREGSEPEAALWWTRAAEAGHGRAALRLALLTARRGELAEGQHWCARAVELGPVEVAERAARLSEALHAELTA
- a CDS encoding UPF0182 family protein, yielding MPDRGSGGPTGPRISVGRPSRRAKTLLLTAGVLAVLAMLFVMFAGFWTDWLWYRSVNYTSVFTKTLWTKIGMFAVFGVLMTLAVGFNIWLAHRLRPPLSAMSLEQQNLDRYRAGIAPYKKWVLLGVTALVGLISGASAAGQWRTWLMWLNGTPFGQTDPQFNRDISFFAFDLPFYRFLLSFGFAAAVLSLIAAALVHYLYGGLRITTPGARATSQATGHLSVLLGIFVALKAVAYWLDRYGLAVKSSEIRGTTDWTGLRYTDANAYLPAKTILFIIAAICAVLFFATLWRRTWQLPVIGFGLMVLSAILIGGLYPAIVQKFQVEPNEQAKESPYIQKNIKATRQAYDIDDADVRDYKGTSDAGSSKLRAAADTTASLRLLDPNVVSPTFQQRQQVRGYYGFPATLDVDRYKNKDGEEQDTVVGLREINIGGIPDRNWINDHFKFTHGFGMVAGKGTEVDNEGNPLFTESNLPPTYSLAGKYQPRIYYGEQTNQYSIVGGPQKELDYADDEGERTYSYTGKSGVALSGPVNRAAYALTFGEPRILYSGAIGEGSRVLYNRTPKERVEAVAPWLTIDGDPYPAIVNGNIQWIVDAYTTSNGYPYSSRTTLGETTQDALTDGQRSVIAQQDRVNYIRNSVKATVDAYTGDVKLYEWDTKDPVLKTWRKAFPGTVEPKSKISDELMDHLRYPQDLFKVQRELLQRYHVTDAAQFYSGSERWQIPDDPTHKGNPVPPYYLSMKMPDQKEQVFSLTTTFNPNRRETLGAFMAIDANAKSKEYGKIRVLKLPSNTTVLGPQQVQSKFNSDPEIAREINILQRGDSEVEYGNLLTVPLEGGLLYVEPVYVRGAGTNYPRMRKVLVTYGEEIAFKNTLEEALDDVFGVEPDEETDTGEREETPAEPEEETTPPGDAPTLTEALKEAQDAYEAGQRALRDGDWEAYGKAQKDLQSALNDLEEAQQGAGGGDDKGRKEE